A genomic stretch from Corynebacterium faecale includes:
- a CDS encoding lysoplasmalogenase, translating into MLSGFIRRTGQGICALRASVGRATTEPERAAYLVAADINTVSALLGWTPLRKITKPVLMPLLAGRVCRSTAPDRAVGLVGLAGGWAGDLALMKPGNIPAGAAGFAINHLAYAYLLANRGARPSAARVAIRAVPLTVAAVLAARKHPRLVPVVLGYGGLLATTSILADDPGLIDPDQPATYGLGHGGNLFLVSDAVLISRETLLASGTTAARLADAVVMGTYTVAQLLLIHGLFHQENLSP; encoded by the coding sequence ATGCTGAGCGGATTCATCAGACGCACCGGTCAGGGCATATGTGCCCTGCGCGCCTCTGTGGGCAGGGCCACGACAGAACCGGAGCGGGCCGCCTATCTGGTGGCAGCGGATATCAATACGGTATCCGCGCTGCTGGGCTGGACCCCGCTCAGGAAGATCACCAAGCCTGTGCTCATGCCACTGCTGGCCGGCAGGGTGTGCCGTTCGACGGCCCCTGATCGGGCAGTGGGTCTGGTGGGTCTGGCCGGTGGCTGGGCCGGGGATCTGGCGTTGATGAAACCGGGCAACATCCCCGCCGGTGCTGCGGGCTTCGCTATCAATCACCTGGCCTATGCCTACTTGTTGGCCAACCGGGGTGCCCGCCCCAGTGCAGCCCGCGTGGCCATCCGTGCCGTACCCCTGACGGTGGCGGCGGTCCTGGCTGCCCGGAAACACCCCAGGCTGGTGCCGGTGGTGCTCGGCTATGGCGGCCTGTTGGCCACCACCTCTATCCTGGCCGATGATCCGGGACTGATTGATCCTGATCAGCCCGCCACCTATGGACTGGGCCACGGCGGCAATCTGTTCCTCGTCTCTGATGCGGTGTTAATCTCCCGGGAGACGCTACTTGCCTCCGGAACAACGGCCGCGCGGCTGGCTGATGCCGTAGTGATGGGGACCTATACCGTGGCACAGCTGCTGCTTATCCACGGTCTGTTCCACCAGGAAAACCTTTCTCCTTAA
- the topA gene encoding type I DNA topoisomerase: MAEEQGSRKKSLVIVESATKARKIQPYLGNDYIVEASVGHIRDLPRGAADVPLKYKKEPWARLGVDTEHGFSPLYVVSPDKKKKVADLKTKLKECDELLLATDPDREGEAIAWHLLEVLKPKVPVRRMVFNEITKPAILAAVENTRELDVNLVDAQETRRILDRLYGYEVSPVLWKKVMPRLSAGRVQSVSTRVIVERERERMAFISADYWDLSAEFHNGAASQADADNPSTFTAKLATIDGQRVAQGRDFNDRGQLTADVVVVDKTRAEALAQALQGQEMAVAGVEEKPYTRRPYAPFMTSTLQQESGRKLHYTSERTMRIAQRLYENGHITYMRTDSTSLSEQGLKAARSQAVELYGNEYVSPSPRTYDRKVKNSQEAHEAIRPAGESFATPGQLHGQLDAEEYKLYELIWQRTVASQMADAKGTSMKVTIAGQATSGEKTEFNATGRTITFPGFLRAYVESTQNAEGRDVADNAEKRLPRLSQGDELTATNIQADGHNTNPPARYTEASLVKKMEDLGIGRPSTYASIIKTIQDRGYVYSRGNALVPSWVAFAVVGLLESNFTSLVDYDFTSSMEDELDNIASGDQDRTEWLNGFYFGDAEADESMAESVARQGGLKALVDQNLEQIDARSVNSLKLFDDEQGRPINVRVGRYGPYIERVVGQTAEGDPEYQRANLPEETTPDELSLEVAEKLFATPQGGRELGVNPDNGRMIVAKEGRFGPYVTEQVTEDERAGAEAEAEKVVAAERKAEDEQRAADGMRAKNWETKTAANQKEKRINQLVEETLKPSTASLFTGMEPATVTLEEALKLLSLPREVGVDPADGEVITAQNGRYGPYLKKGTDSRSLSSEDQIFTVTLDEARRIYAEPKRRGRTAAQPPLKTLGDNDVSGKPMTVKDGRFGPYVTDGTTNASLRKGDVPESLTDARANELLSERRAKEAADGGGAAKKTTKKTAKKSPAKKTTAKKTTAKKATAKKTTAKRPPQTTKRVVKAGARKQS; the protein is encoded by the coding sequence GTGGCAGAAGAACAGGGATCGCGGAAGAAAAGTCTGGTCATCGTGGAATCGGCGACCAAGGCCCGCAAGATCCAGCCGTACTTGGGCAACGACTACATCGTCGAGGCCTCAGTCGGTCACATCCGTGATCTCCCACGTGGTGCCGCCGATGTTCCGCTGAAATACAAAAAGGAACCCTGGGCACGCCTCGGGGTGGATACCGAACACGGTTTCTCCCCTCTGTATGTGGTCAGCCCGGATAAGAAGAAGAAGGTCGCTGACCTCAAGACCAAGCTGAAGGAATGCGACGAGCTCCTCCTGGCAACAGACCCCGACCGTGAGGGCGAAGCCATCGCCTGGCACCTCCTGGAGGTGCTCAAGCCGAAGGTGCCCGTGCGTCGCATGGTGTTCAACGAGATCACCAAGCCCGCCATCCTCGCCGCCGTGGAGAACACCCGTGAGCTGGATGTGAACCTGGTGGATGCGCAGGAGACCCGACGCATCCTGGACCGTCTCTACGGTTATGAGGTGTCTCCGGTGCTGTGGAAGAAGGTCATGCCGCGGCTGTCCGCAGGGCGTGTGCAGTCGGTGTCCACCCGCGTGATCGTCGAACGTGAACGTGAGCGCATGGCGTTCATCTCCGCTGATTACTGGGATCTCTCCGCGGAATTCCACAATGGTGCGGCCTCCCAGGCGGATGCGGATAACCCCTCCACCTTCACCGCGAAGCTGGCCACCATTGATGGTCAGCGTGTGGCCCAGGGCCGTGACTTCAATGACCGCGGTCAGCTCACCGCCGATGTGGTTGTGGTGGACAAGACCCGCGCCGAGGCGTTGGCACAGGCGCTGCAGGGCCAGGAGATGGCCGTTGCCGGTGTGGAGGAAAAGCCCTACACCCGCCGTCCGTACGCACCGTTCATGACGTCAACGCTGCAGCAGGAATCCGGCCGCAAGCTGCATTACACCTCTGAGCGCACCATGCGCATCGCGCAGCGTCTTTATGAAAACGGCCACATCACCTATATGCGTACTGACTCCACCTCCCTGTCGGAGCAGGGCCTCAAGGCCGCCCGCTCCCAGGCGGTGGAGCTTTATGGCAATGAGTATGTCTCGCCGAGCCCACGCACCTATGACCGCAAGGTGAAGAACTCTCAGGAGGCCCACGAGGCGATCCGGCCCGCCGGCGAGAGCTTCGCCACCCCGGGGCAGCTGCATGGTCAGCTGGACGCCGAGGAGTACAAGCTTTATGAGCTGATCTGGCAGCGCACCGTCGCTTCCCAGATGGCTGATGCCAAGGGCACCTCCATGAAGGTGACTATTGCCGGCCAAGCCACCTCCGGTGAGAAAACTGAGTTTAACGCTACGGGTCGCACCATCACTTTCCCCGGTTTCCTGCGTGCCTATGTGGAGAGCACCCAGAACGCCGAGGGCCGCGATGTCGCCGACAATGCCGAGAAGCGTCTGCCACGCCTGTCCCAGGGTGATGAGCTGACCGCCACCAACATTCAGGCTGATGGCCATAACACCAACCCGCCGGCCCGTTATACCGAGGCATCACTGGTGAAGAAGATGGAGGACTTGGGCATTGGACGCCCGTCCACCTACGCTTCCATCATCAAGACCATCCAGGACCGTGGGTATGTCTACTCCCGCGGCAATGCACTCGTGCCGTCCTGGGTGGCGTTCGCTGTGGTCGGTTTGCTGGAATCCAACTTCACCTCATTGGTGGATTATGATTTCACCTCTTCCATGGAAGATGAGCTGGACAATATTGCCAGCGGTGATCAGGACCGCACCGAATGGCTCAATGGTTTCTACTTCGGTGATGCCGAGGCTGATGAATCCATGGCGGAGTCGGTTGCGCGCCAGGGCGGTCTGAAGGCTCTGGTGGACCAGAACCTGGAGCAGATCGATGCGCGCTCCGTGAACTCGCTGAAGCTTTTCGACGACGAACAGGGCCGCCCCATCAACGTCCGCGTTGGTCGGTACGGGCCTTATATCGAACGCGTCGTGGGTCAGACTGCAGAAGGCGATCCGGAATACCAGCGCGCCAACCTCCCGGAGGAGACCACCCCGGATGAGCTCAGCCTCGAGGTGGCGGAGAAGCTGTTCGCCACCCCGCAGGGCGGCCGTGAACTGGGTGTCAACCCGGATAATGGTCGCATGATCGTGGCCAAGGAGGGCCGCTTCGGACCCTATGTCACCGAACAGGTCACCGAGGATGAGCGTGCCGGTGCCGAAGCTGAGGCGGAGAAGGTTGTTGCCGCGGAGCGGAAGGCCGAGGATGAACAGCGCGCCGCCGATGGGATGCGTGCGAAGAACTGGGAGACCAAGACCGCGGCAAACCAGAAGGAAAAGCGCATCAACCAGCTGGTTGAGGAAACCCTGAAGCCCTCCACGGCATCCCTGTTCACCGGGATGGAACCGGCAACGGTGACCCTGGAGGAGGCACTCAAGCTGCTGTCGCTGCCCCGCGAGGTGGGTGTGGATCCAGCCGATGGTGAGGTGATCACCGCCCAGAATGGTCGTTATGGTCCCTACCTGAAGAAGGGCACTGATTCCCGTTCCTTGAGCAGCGAGGATCAGATCTTCACGGTCACCCTCGATGAGGCGCGTCGAATCTACGCTGAGCCGAAGCGCCGCGGCCGCACTGCCGCCCAGCCACCGCTCAAGACCCTGGGTGACAATGACGTCTCCGGCAAGCCGATGACCGTCAAGGATGGACGCTTCGGTCCTTATGTCACTGATGGCACCACTAATGCCTCACTGCGCAAGGGTGATGTGCCGGAGTCTTTGACCGATGCCCGCGCCAATGAGCTGTTGTCTGAGCGCCGTGCCAAGGAAGCAGCCGATGGTGGTGGTGCTGCGAAGAAGACCACCAAGAAAACGGCCAAGAAGTCTCCTGCCAAGAAAACCACGGCAAAGAAGACAACGGCCAAGAAGGCAACTGCGAAGAAGACCACCGCGAAGCGTCCTCCCCAGACCACCAAGCGCGTGGTGAAGGCCGGAGCCAGGAAGCAGTCCTAG
- a CDS encoding Wadjet anti-phage system protein JetD domain-containing protein, which yields MAEPVFPDAVRDRAVRKMNRDIPVWLLGTDTELSIPLHPFTGRQAAEDLDQAKAFNAAWIGNPHVHWETRAWHAAGLGMQEVPTRFIARGAEEISQAAGRAHDWHETVRKFHLLCHDAATPEVLATAARTVRRWVELDDADLTRIRHVVRWFLHNPDSGLLPRAVAVEGIHGKWLENNTSLVQALLSAARGAPDGSAGDLGLGVIEPTVRLRRLDPLLRGSEHLDDISVPLSEATSLFSTGHRPKVILMVENLATFLSFTQAPEGSGAVVLWTKGYAVDVVARMPWFEQCRLLYWGDLDSDGFAILHRLRRALNEGRTVDSVLMDPETVNRFATFGVHDPGDVSLHLPSLTADEESARNLLVIQGVMRIEQERIPWQYALDELKEKGFPGGTDRG from the coding sequence ATGGCTGAACCAGTCTTTCCTGACGCTGTTCGGGACCGCGCGGTCCGCAAGATGAACCGGGACATCCCTGTCTGGCTCCTGGGTACTGACACTGAGCTCAGCATCCCGCTGCATCCTTTTACCGGAAGACAAGCAGCAGAGGATCTCGACCAGGCAAAGGCTTTCAATGCTGCGTGGATCGGCAATCCACATGTGCACTGGGAGACCCGAGCCTGGCATGCAGCAGGGTTGGGCATGCAAGAGGTTCCCACCCGTTTTATTGCCCGTGGCGCCGAAGAAATATCCCAGGCCGCTGGCCGCGCCCATGACTGGCACGAGACCGTGCGCAAATTCCACCTGCTTTGCCACGACGCCGCCACCCCGGAGGTGCTGGCCACTGCCGCGCGCACGGTTCGCCGGTGGGTGGAGCTTGACGACGCCGACCTCACCCGCATCCGCCATGTTGTCCGCTGGTTCCTCCATAATCCCGACAGCGGATTACTCCCCCGTGCCGTGGCCGTCGAAGGTATCCACGGCAAGTGGTTGGAAAACAACACTTCCCTGGTCCAGGCGCTCCTCTCCGCTGCACGGGGAGCCCCAGATGGTTCTGCGGGGGATCTGGGCTTAGGCGTGATTGAACCCACGGTGCGACTCCGCCGTCTGGATCCTCTTCTTCGGGGTAGTGAACACCTAGACGATATTTCCGTTCCCCTATCCGAAGCGACATCATTGTTCAGCACAGGCCACCGACCGAAGGTGATCCTCATGGTGGAGAATCTGGCTACGTTTCTCTCCTTCACCCAGGCACCTGAAGGTTCCGGCGCGGTGGTGTTGTGGACCAAGGGGTATGCCGTTGATGTCGTCGCCAGGATGCCCTGGTTCGAACAGTGCCGTCTGCTGTACTGGGGTGATCTGGACAGTGATGGTTTCGCCATTCTGCACCGCTTGCGCAGAGCCCTGAACGAGGGAAGAACAGTGGACTCTGTCCTCATGGATCCTGAGACAGTGAACCGCTTTGCCACATTCGGGGTTCATGATCCCGGTGATGTGTCGCTGCATCTGCCGTCCCTGACCGCGGATGAAGAATCAGCACGAAATCTCCTGGTCATCCAGGGGGTGATGCGGATTGAGCAGGAACGGATCCCCTGGCAGTATGCCCTGGATGAGCTTAAGGAGAAAGGTTTTCCTGGTGGAACAGACCGTGGATAA